The Streptomyces sp. NBC_00569 genomic sequence CCCCGGACGACGAGGACGAGTTCACCCGCCGCCTCGGCCCGCCGGACGGCCCCGTCGTCCGCAAGGCGTCCGAGCAGGAACTCGATCTCGTCAATGCCGCGCTGTTCCTGCGCAGGCCGCTGATCGTCGCGGGCCCTCCCGGCATCGGGAAGTCGAGCCTCGCCCACTGCATCAGCCGTGAACTCTCCCTCGGCCGCGTCCTGCGCTGGTCGATCACCAGCCGCAGCACCCTCAAAGAGGGCCTCTACGCCTACGACGCCATCGGCAGAGTGCAGGAAGCGGCCACCCGCGGCGCCCTGCGCGGCTCCGAGCCCGGCGCCGCCGGCGATCCGGCACCCGACCCGGACGGCCTGAACAACCTGGGCGACTACGTCCAACTGGGCCCGCTGGGCACGGCGTTGCTGCCCCGCAAGACCCCGCGCGTCCTGCTCGTCGACGAGTTCGACAAGTCCGACACGGACCTCGCGGGCGACCTGCTGAGCGTCTTCGAGGAGGGCGAGTTCCGCATCCCGGAGCTGGCCCGTGTGCGCTCCAGGCTCCCCGACGCCGAGGTGCACACGGACGACCCGGACGGCACGGCGGTCATCCATCACGGGGCGGTGCGCTGCGCCGCGTTCCCCGTCGTCGTGATCACGAGCAACGGCGAGCGCACGCTGCCGCCCGCGCTGCTGCGGCGCTGCCTCTACCTCGATCTCCCCGCGCCCGACGCGGGCCAGCTCGCGGCCATGCTGGCGGCGCAGCTCTCGCAGGACGACGAGGGGCGCACCGCGATGATCCGCGACTTCCTCAGCCACGCGAGGACCGGCGGCTCGCTCGCCGCGGACCAGCTCCTCAACTCGGAGTTCCTGCGCACCACGCCCGCGGGCCCCGACGAGGGGTCCATGAGCACGCTGTTGCACGCGCTGTGGCGACGGCTCGACGAGGTCGGCACTGGATGAACCGGTCGCCCTCCCACGGCGGCGTGGCGGGTGACGGTATCGGGCCGGGTGCCGCATCGCTGGCCGAGGCGTCCCCTCAGCCGCACTGGTACGAGGCGGGCGAGGTCCTGTGGCTCGCCGCGCAGCGCTGGCTGCGGCTGAAGGACGCCCGGCGCGGCAGGCCACGGCCTGGCCCGTCGGCCGAGCTGCCCGAAGCACCCGAGGCGGAACGCCCGCGCCCGGAGGACCTGGACGCCCCCGTGCCGGAGCTCACGGAGGAACCCGTGGAGCAGCCCGCTCCCTTGACCGGGCCCTCGGCACAGGACCCGGATCCCGGCGGCCATGTGGACTCGCTCCTCATGAGCCTCGGGAACGGCTTCGCGCTCGACCGCTCGCGGGAGATCGAGAAGGCGCTGAACCCGCTGAAGCGACGCATCTCCTCCCGGAGCCAGGTCTTCCTCAACGAGGAGGCCACCGCCGAGCTGCACGCCGAGACCGGCATGTGGCTGCCCCAGCTGGAGCCGGGCCAGGAGCGCTGGCTGACCGTGACGCTCCTGGTGGACTCCGGCGACTCGATGCGGCTGTGGTCGCACACCGCGCAGCGCCTCGCCGAGACCCTGCACTGCTCGGGCGCCTTCCGTGACGTACGGACCGTGCGCTGGCAGGAGGACGGCTCCGGCGGTGAGGGCGCCGCCGGCACCGACGGCCGGCATCTGGTCCTCGTCCTCACCGATCTGCACGCCGACCACTGGGGCGACGGCAGCGCCCGGCGCAGGCTCGCCCGGTGGGCCCGCACGATGCCCGTCGCGATCGTCCATGTGCTGCCCGAGCACGTCTGGGCGAGGGCGGGCACGCGGACCAGCAGCCTCAAGCTGACCAGCCCGCGCCCCGCGTCCCCCAACAGCGCCTGGACCGCCGAGCCCGTGGGCCTGGTCATGCCCACCGCCGACCTCTCGGAGACCGACGCCTGCGACGGGGTCCGGCTGCCCGTGGTGACGCTGACCCCCGAAGGGAT encodes the following:
- a CDS encoding MoxR family ATPase; the encoded protein is MADRDPHVPAQTDGAAADPGAWRIYRGTARPRGKEPLSRELPPPPPWRRFTGAPLVSDPPPDDEDEFTRRLGPPDGPVVRKASEQELDLVNAALFLRRPLIVAGPPGIGKSSLAHCISRELSLGRVLRWSITSRSTLKEGLYAYDAIGRVQEAATRGALRGSEPGAAGDPAPDPDGLNNLGDYVQLGPLGTALLPRKTPRVLLVDEFDKSDTDLAGDLLSVFEEGEFRIPELARVRSRLPDAEVHTDDPDGTAVIHHGAVRCAAFPVVVITSNGERTLPPALLRRCLYLDLPAPDAGQLAAMLAAQLSQDDEGRTAMIRDFLSHARTGGSLAADQLLNSEFLRTTPAGPDEGSMSTLLHALWRRLDEVGTG